In Ptiloglossa arizonensis isolate GNS036 chromosome 6, iyPtiAriz1_principal, whole genome shotgun sequence, a single window of DNA contains:
- the Metro gene encoding membrane palmitoylated protein 7-like protein metro isoform X2, whose protein sequence is MTAALVMENVNWDPALSKLLNSLQENKNEIPSCTEEEFGFLSDLLQSKELNALVNVHNKIVNNVKDDKFFPVLSNSMNINIDVLGMLSTKTHTSKDCKELFRLLQKPHVQGLLCAHDSVAMKDYFPRLPEIPFEVDEDEETVKIVQLVKSNEPLGATIKTCELTGKIMIARIMHGGAADRSGLIHVGDEVCEVNGINVEGKTPDCVLKILQNSEGTITFKIVPADSKGGIRESKVRVRAHFSYKAAEDPYTPCKEAGLDFVRGDVLHIVSQDDAYWWQARREGDRNTRAGLIPSRALQERRIILERQQKKKTDDDDDDDDDISLCSVPVPLPSLCPRPSTSLHASPTKCNLQGVKTKKIMYDAAENDDFDREEIPTYEEVAKLYPRPGLYRPVVLIGPPGVGRNELKRRLMATDPDKYKTPVPYTSRPPRPGEINGKEYHFVSREKMEEEIIGGKFIEYGEYKGNLYGTSSESVSSLINAGYVCLLNPHYQALKMLRTPQTKPYVIYVKPPRFEILKETRSDARARSTFDESNSRGFTDEEFHEILHSAARIEFLYFHLFDEMIVNADLPMAFEQLVNAVHRVESEPLWVPASWVQ, encoded by the exons ATGACAGCGGCGCTCGTCATGGAAAACGTGAATTGGGATCCCG CGTTGTCCAAGCTCCTGAACTCTCTGCAGGAGAACAAGAACGAAATACCGAGCTGCACCGAGGAAGAGTTTGGATTCCTCAGCGATTTGTTGCAGTCGAAGGAGTTGAACGCCTTGGTGAACGTTCACAATAAAATTGTGAACAATGTCAAGGACGACAAGTTCTTCCCGGTGCTCTCCAATTCCATGAACATCAACATCGATGTTTTAGGCATGCTATCGACCAAAACGCACACTTCGAAGGACTGCAAGGAGCTCTTTCGCCTTCTTCAAAAACCGCACGTACAG GGTCTTTTGTGCGCCCACGACTCGGTCGCCATGAAAGACTACTTTCCCCGATTACCGGAAATTCCTTTCGAggtcgacgaggacgaggagacCGTGAAGATCGTGCAGCTGGTCAAGTCGAACGAGCCCTTG GGGGCGACGATAAAAACGTGCGAGCTCACCGGCAAGATCATGATAGCGCGAATAATGCACGGCGGCGCGGCCGATAGATCCGGCCTCATTCACGTCGGTGACGAAGTCTGCGAGGTCAACGGCATCAACGTCGAAGGAAAAACTCCGGACTGCGTTCTTAAAATACTG CAAAATTCGGAAGGTACGATCACGTTTAAAATAGTCCCGGCGGACAGTAAAGGCGGTATTCGGGAGAGCAAG GTGCGAGTGAGAGCGCACTTTTCGTACAAAGCTGCGGAAGATCCTTATACGCCTTGCAAAGAAGCCGGACTAGACTTTGTCAGGGGCGACGTACTCCACATCGTCAGCCAGGATGACGCTTATTG GTGGCAGGCCAGGCGCGAGGGTGATCGAAATACGAGAGCTGGCTTGATCCCCAGTAGAGCTCTTCAGGAAAGACGAATTATTCTCGAGAGACAACAGAAGAAAaagaccgacgacgacgacgacgacgacgacgatataA GCTTGTGTTCTGTTCCAGTGCCTTTGCCTTCATTGTGCCCCCGTCCCAGTACCTCTTTGCACGCCTCGCCTACAAAGTGCAACTTGCAAGGAGtaaaaactaaaaaaatcatgtaTGACGCTGCAGAGAACGACGATTTCGACCGGGAAGAAATACCGACCTACGAAGAGGTCGCGAAGCTCTACCCGAGGCCTGGTCTCTACCGACCAGTGGTCCTGATCGGGCCACCGGGAGTCGGCAGGAACGAGCTCAAGAGACGGCTCATGGCCACCGATCCCGATAAGTACAAGACGCCCGTGCCTT ATACCTCGAGGCCACCGAGACCGGGCGAAATCAACGGCAAAGAGTACCACTTTGTGAGCCGCGAAAAGATGGAAGAGGAAATCATCGGTGGAAAGTTTATCGAGTACGGCGAGTACAAGGGCAACCTCTACGGTACCAGTTCCGAGAGCGTCAGCTCGTTGATAAACGCCGGATACGTCTGTCTCTTGAACCCGCACTATCAGGCCCTGAAGATGCTCCGTACACCGCAGACGAAACCGTACGTGATATACGTCAAGCCGCCGCGATTCGAAATATTGAAGGAGACGAGGAGCGACGCCAGGGCCAGGTCGACCTTCGACGAAAGCAACTCTCGGGGTTTCACG gacGAGGAGTTTCACGAGATCCTGCACAGCGCGGCCAGGATAGAGTTTCTGTACTTTCACCTGTTCGACGAGATGATCGTGAACGCGGACCTCCCCATGGCGTTCGAACAGTTGGTCAACGCGGTTCATCGAGTCGAGTCGGAACCGCTCTGGGTACCCGCTTCGTGGGTTCAATAA
- the Metro gene encoding membrane palmitoylated protein 7-like protein metro isoform X1: MTAALVMENVNWDPALSKLLNSLQENKNEIPSCTEEEFGFLSDLLQSKELNALVNVHNKIVNNVKDDKFFPVLSNSMNINIDVLGMLSTKTHTSKDCKELFRLLQKPHVQGLLCAHDSVAMKDYFPRLPEIPFEVDEDEETVKIVQLVKSNEPLCGTGIEPIVGATIKTCELTGKIMIARIMHGGAADRSGLIHVGDEVCEVNGINVEGKTPDCVLKILQNSEGTITFKIVPADSKGGIRESKVRVRAHFSYKAAEDPYTPCKEAGLDFVRGDVLHIVSQDDAYWWQARREGDRNTRAGLIPSRALQERRIILERQQKKKTDDDDDDDDDISLCSVPVPLPSLCPRPSTSLHASPTKCNLQGVKTKKIMYDAAENDDFDREEIPTYEEVAKLYPRPGLYRPVVLIGPPGVGRNELKRRLMATDPDKYKTPVPYTSRPPRPGEINGKEYHFVSREKMEEEIIGGKFIEYGEYKGNLYGTSSESVSSLINAGYVCLLNPHYQALKMLRTPQTKPYVIYVKPPRFEILKETRSDARARSTFDESNSRGFTDEEFHEILHSAARIEFLYFHLFDEMIVNADLPMAFEQLVNAVHRVESEPLWVPASWVQ, translated from the exons ATGACAGCGGCGCTCGTCATGGAAAACGTGAATTGGGATCCCG CGTTGTCCAAGCTCCTGAACTCTCTGCAGGAGAACAAGAACGAAATACCGAGCTGCACCGAGGAAGAGTTTGGATTCCTCAGCGATTTGTTGCAGTCGAAGGAGTTGAACGCCTTGGTGAACGTTCACAATAAAATTGTGAACAATGTCAAGGACGACAAGTTCTTCCCGGTGCTCTCCAATTCCATGAACATCAACATCGATGTTTTAGGCATGCTATCGACCAAAACGCACACTTCGAAGGACTGCAAGGAGCTCTTTCGCCTTCTTCAAAAACCGCACGTACAG GGTCTTTTGTGCGCCCACGACTCGGTCGCCATGAAAGACTACTTTCCCCGATTACCGGAAATTCCTTTCGAggtcgacgaggacgaggagacCGTGAAGATCGTGCAGCTGGTCAAGTCGAACGAGCCCTTG TGTGGCACTGGCATTGAACCGATCGTG GGGGCGACGATAAAAACGTGCGAGCTCACCGGCAAGATCATGATAGCGCGAATAATGCACGGCGGCGCGGCCGATAGATCCGGCCTCATTCACGTCGGTGACGAAGTCTGCGAGGTCAACGGCATCAACGTCGAAGGAAAAACTCCGGACTGCGTTCTTAAAATACTG CAAAATTCGGAAGGTACGATCACGTTTAAAATAGTCCCGGCGGACAGTAAAGGCGGTATTCGGGAGAGCAAG GTGCGAGTGAGAGCGCACTTTTCGTACAAAGCTGCGGAAGATCCTTATACGCCTTGCAAAGAAGCCGGACTAGACTTTGTCAGGGGCGACGTACTCCACATCGTCAGCCAGGATGACGCTTATTG GTGGCAGGCCAGGCGCGAGGGTGATCGAAATACGAGAGCTGGCTTGATCCCCAGTAGAGCTCTTCAGGAAAGACGAATTATTCTCGAGAGACAACAGAAGAAAaagaccgacgacgacgacgacgacgacgacgatataA GCTTGTGTTCTGTTCCAGTGCCTTTGCCTTCATTGTGCCCCCGTCCCAGTACCTCTTTGCACGCCTCGCCTACAAAGTGCAACTTGCAAGGAGtaaaaactaaaaaaatcatgtaTGACGCTGCAGAGAACGACGATTTCGACCGGGAAGAAATACCGACCTACGAAGAGGTCGCGAAGCTCTACCCGAGGCCTGGTCTCTACCGACCAGTGGTCCTGATCGGGCCACCGGGAGTCGGCAGGAACGAGCTCAAGAGACGGCTCATGGCCACCGATCCCGATAAGTACAAGACGCCCGTGCCTT ATACCTCGAGGCCACCGAGACCGGGCGAAATCAACGGCAAAGAGTACCACTTTGTGAGCCGCGAAAAGATGGAAGAGGAAATCATCGGTGGAAAGTTTATCGAGTACGGCGAGTACAAGGGCAACCTCTACGGTACCAGTTCCGAGAGCGTCAGCTCGTTGATAAACGCCGGATACGTCTGTCTCTTGAACCCGCACTATCAGGCCCTGAAGATGCTCCGTACACCGCAGACGAAACCGTACGTGATATACGTCAAGCCGCCGCGATTCGAAATATTGAAGGAGACGAGGAGCGACGCCAGGGCCAGGTCGACCTTCGACGAAAGCAACTCTCGGGGTTTCACG gacGAGGAGTTTCACGAGATCCTGCACAGCGCGGCCAGGATAGAGTTTCTGTACTTTCACCTGTTCGACGAGATGATCGTGAACGCGGACCTCCCCATGGCGTTCGAACAGTTGGTCAACGCGGTTCATCGAGTCGAGTCGGAACCGCTCTGGGTACCCGCTTCGTGGGTTCAATAA